The following are from one region of the Sandaracinus amylolyticus genome:
- the lepB gene encoding signal peptidase I, with translation MPRGFWKGLFKVLAFFAVIGGIAIAVLRVWFVDVVTVRHNGMAPTMVLGDRVLVWRDAELERNDIGLCRHPQDPARWVIGRVAVMPGGEIAAERGQLRLGRDRVTHDVRGQVQFTDGETGHTYPMAWGIEEFDDYEEHLFFDRSDRQLAIRAMTRMNGLYLLGDNRAHVGEDSRTFGPVQASGCRGQVFIRLTAAEGGLPAEIPHGMLDILD, from the coding sequence ATGCCGCGCGGGTTCTGGAAAGGGCTCTTCAAGGTGCTCGCGTTCTTCGCCGTGATCGGCGGGATCGCGATCGCGGTGCTGCGCGTCTGGTTCGTCGACGTGGTGACGGTGCGGCACAACGGGATGGCGCCGACGATGGTCCTCGGGGATCGCGTGCTCGTGTGGCGCGACGCCGAGCTCGAGCGCAACGACATCGGGCTCTGCCGTCATCCCCAGGATCCCGCGCGATGGGTGATCGGACGCGTCGCGGTGATGCCCGGCGGCGAGATCGCGGCGGAGCGCGGGCAGCTGCGGCTCGGGCGTGATCGTGTGACCCACGACGTGCGCGGCCAGGTGCAGTTCACCGACGGCGAGACGGGGCACACGTACCCGATGGCCTGGGGCATCGAGGAGTTCGACGACTACGAGGAGCACCTGTTCTTCGATCGCTCGGATCGTCAGCTCGCGATCCGCGCGATGACGCGCATGAACGGCCTCTATCTGCTCGGCGACAACCGCGCGCACGTCGGCGAGGACAGCCGCACGTTCGGCCCGGTGCAGGCGAGCGGATGCCGCGGTCAGGTGTTCATCCGGCTCACCGCCGCGGAGGGCGGGCTGCCCGCGGAGATCCCCCACGGGATGCTCGACATCCTCGACTGA
- a CDS encoding YbjN domain-containing protein codes for MTMRNRVLGIAMLLLGVAIGRLVDVVPALAQEGTEEAPAHATETVPEGQPRYLAAMRTELEHMGIEGFACNATDAQRATCELTQRGPSSQREFRIRTAYSDRTDTVYVYVERFLVAPQDAPTTDAVMRRLMELNWQMLLGKLEWDPSDGEVRLAMVLNTDSNFDRRAFRSAIRGIVQLADRYWSELDRVQRGA; via the coding sequence ATGACGATGCGGAACCGTGTGCTCGGGATCGCGATGCTCCTCCTCGGCGTCGCGATCGGCAGGCTCGTGGACGTGGTGCCGGCGCTCGCGCAGGAGGGCACCGAAGAGGCGCCGGCGCACGCGACCGAGACGGTGCCCGAGGGGCAGCCGCGTTATCTCGCGGCGATGCGCACCGAGCTCGAGCACATGGGCATCGAGGGCTTCGCCTGCAACGCGACCGACGCGCAGCGCGCGACGTGCGAGCTCACGCAGCGTGGACCGAGCTCGCAGCGCGAGTTCCGCATCCGCACGGCGTACAGCGATCGCACCGACACCGTGTACGTCTACGTCGAGCGTTTCCTCGTGGCGCCGCAGGACGCCCCGACGACCGACGCGGTGATGCGTCGCCTGATGGAGCTCAACTGGCAGATGCTGCTGGGCAAGCTCGAGTGGGATCCGAGCGACGGCGAAGTGCGGCTCGCGATGGTGCTCAACACCGACTCGAACTTCGATCGACGGGCGTTCCGGAGCGCGATCCGGGGGATCGTGCAGCTGGCGGATCGTTATTGGAGCGAGCTCGATCGGGTGCAGCGCGGCGCGTGA